One part of the Nocardioides zeae genome encodes these proteins:
- a CDS encoding mycofactocin-coupled SDR family oxidoreductase: protein MSDRRVALVTGAAGGLGTAVLAALARDGYDVVGVDVAPVAAPCAEWHLVDVRDGTALRELAADVVARRGRLDAVVAAAAVVGGGSPLWATPDSVLDELWEVDAKGVWTTAAATVPHLLASPEPHLARFVGIASAAGEHGLFGLAAYTAVKHAVVGIVRGLAADLAGTGVVAVAVSPGATRTPMLEATAALYGLAGEDGIDELARHQGLRRALEPAEVADVVALCCSPAGAALHGSVVNADGGFGI from the coding sequence GTGAGCGACCGCCGCGTCGCCCTCGTCACCGGCGCCGCCGGAGGGCTGGGCACGGCGGTCCTCGCCGCGCTCGCCCGTGACGGCTACGACGTGGTCGGTGTCGACGTCGCCCCCGTCGCCGCGCCCTGCGCGGAGTGGCACCTCGTCGACGTGCGGGACGGTACGGCGCTGCGCGAGCTGGCTGCGGACGTCGTGGCCCGCCGGGGCCGCCTCGACGCGGTCGTCGCCGCGGCGGCCGTCGTCGGCGGCGGCAGCCCGCTCTGGGCCACCCCCGACAGCGTGCTCGACGAGCTGTGGGAGGTGGACGCCAAGGGCGTCTGGACGACCGCCGCCGCGACGGTCCCCCACCTGCTCGCCTCGCCCGAGCCCCACCTCGCGCGCTTCGTCGGCATCGCGTCGGCCGCGGGCGAGCACGGGCTGTTCGGGCTGGCGGCCTACACGGCCGTGAAGCACGCGGTCGTCGGGATCGTGCGCGGCCTCGCCGCGGACCTCGCCGGCACGGGCGTCGTGGCCGTCGCCGTGTCGCCCGGCGCCACGCGGACGCCCATGCTCGAGGCGACCGCGGCCCTCTACGGCCTCGCGGGCGAGGACGGCATCGACGAGCTCGCCCGCCACCAGGGCCTCCGCCGGGCGCTCGAGCCGGCCGAGGTCGCCGACGTCGTCGCGCTCTGCTGCTCGCCGGCCGGAGCCGCGCTCCACGGGTCGGTCGTCAACGCCGACGGGGGTTTCGGGATCTAG
- a CDS encoding SDR family NAD(P)-dependent oxidoreductase, giving the protein MDLSSGSSTALVTGGASGLGRATVEALLAAGARGAVILDLPSSAGADVAAELSQRFDRDVRFAAADVRDADTVQAAVDLASEIGDLRVAVSCAGTGAPGKTVGRGNEPLPLESFQRVVEINLVGTFNVIRLAAARMAELEPLGEERGVVVNTASVAAFDGQVGQASYSASKGGIVGMTLPIARDLANLGIRVVTIAPGLFDTPLLATLPEEAKASLGAQVPHPSRLGEPGEYGALVAHVAANPMLNGEVIRLDGAIRMAPR; this is encoded by the coding sequence GTGGACCTCTCCTCCGGCTCCTCCACCGCGCTCGTCACGGGCGGCGCGTCCGGCCTCGGTCGCGCCACCGTGGAGGCCCTCCTCGCGGCCGGCGCCCGCGGTGCCGTCATCCTCGACCTGCCCTCCTCCGCCGGCGCCGACGTCGCGGCCGAGCTGTCGCAGCGCTTCGACCGCGACGTACGGTTCGCGGCGGCCGACGTGCGCGACGCCGACACCGTGCAGGCGGCGGTCGACCTCGCCTCCGAGATCGGCGACCTCCGCGTCGCCGTGAGCTGCGCCGGCACCGGCGCCCCCGGCAAGACCGTGGGCCGGGGCAACGAGCCCCTGCCGCTCGAGTCCTTCCAGCGGGTCGTCGAGATCAACCTCGTCGGCACGTTCAACGTGATCCGCCTGGCCGCGGCCCGCATGGCCGAGCTGGAGCCCCTCGGCGAGGAGCGCGGCGTCGTCGTCAACACCGCGTCGGTGGCGGCCTTCGACGGCCAGGTCGGGCAGGCGTCGTACTCCGCCTCCAAGGGCGGCATCGTCGGCATGACGCTCCCGATCGCGCGCGACCTCGCGAACCTCGGGATCCGCGTCGTCACCATCGCCCCGGGCCTGTTCGACACGCCGCTCCTCGCGACGTTGCCCGAGGAGGCCAAGGCCTCCCTCGGCGCCCAGGTGCCGCACCCGAGCCGGCTCGGCGAGCCGGGCGAGTACGGCGCGCTGGTCGCCCACGTCGCCGCCAACCCGATGCTCAACGGTGAGGTGATCCGCCTCGACGGGGCGATCCGGATGGCGCCGCGCTGA
- a CDS encoding phosphotransferase family protein → MNDAAGGLGPAELDRVTGWLATQGTTTTGTLSARLIAGGKSNLTFAVTDGASRWVLRRPPLGGYTPSAHDVGREFRVTRALEGAGVAVAPTIASCTDESVLGAPFTVVEFVDGLSVARREQLDTLTDAEVADVSAGLVEALARLHDVDHVAVGLGDFGRPDGYAARQLRRWSGQWEHVKQHHDASVDALATRVAARLGEALPDQARTSVVHGDYRIDNTLLAADGDGRPTGAVAAIVDWELSTIGDPVADVALMAIYRDPVLDLILGFDAAWTSPRLADEATLAAAYEATGGALPHWEFHLALAAFKLAVIAAGIDHRYRSGGTVGDGFDTAGTAVAPLLERALRQLP, encoded by the coding sequence GTGAACGACGCCGCCGGCGGGCTCGGGCCCGCGGAGCTCGACCGCGTCACCGGCTGGCTGGCGACGCAGGGGACCACGACCACGGGGACCCTGTCGGCCCGTCTCATCGCGGGCGGGAAGTCGAACCTGACGTTCGCCGTCACCGACGGCGCGAGCCGGTGGGTGCTGCGGCGTCCGCCCCTCGGCGGCTACACGCCCTCGGCGCACGACGTGGGCCGCGAGTTCCGGGTGACGCGCGCCCTCGAGGGCGCGGGTGTCGCCGTCGCGCCCACGATCGCCTCGTGCACCGACGAGAGCGTGCTCGGCGCGCCGTTCACGGTGGTCGAGTTCGTCGACGGCCTGTCGGTCGCGCGCCGGGAGCAGCTGGACACCCTCACCGACGCGGAGGTGGCCGACGTCTCCGCGGGTCTCGTGGAGGCGCTGGCCCGCCTGCACGACGTCGACCACGTCGCCGTCGGTCTCGGGGACTTCGGGCGGCCGGACGGGTACGCCGCGCGCCAGCTCCGGCGCTGGAGCGGCCAGTGGGAGCACGTCAAGCAGCACCACGACGCGAGCGTGGACGCGCTCGCGACGCGGGTCGCGGCACGGCTGGGGGAGGCGCTGCCGGACCAGGCGCGCACCAGCGTGGTGCACGGCGACTACCGCATCGACAACACGCTGCTGGCGGCCGACGGCGACGGGCGACCCACCGGCGCCGTCGCGGCGATCGTCGACTGGGAGCTCTCCACGATCGGTGACCCGGTGGCCGACGTGGCGCTGATGGCGATCTACCGCGACCCCGTCCTCGACCTCATCCTGGGCTTCGACGCGGCCTGGACCTCGCCGCGCCTCGCCGACGAGGCGACGCTGGCCGCGGCGTACGAGGCCACGGGCGGAGCCCTGCCCCACTGGGAGTTCCACCTGGCGCTCGCGGCGTTCAAGCTCGCGGTGATCGCCGCCGGGATCGACCACCGGTACCGCTCCGGCGGCACCGTGGGCGACGGCTTCGACACCGCCGGGACGGCCGTGGCGCCGCTGCTGGAGCGGGCGCTGCGGCAGCTGCCCTGA
- the mftC gene encoding mycofactocin radical SAM maturase (MftC is a radical SAM/SPASM enzyme that catalyzes the first two steps in biosynthesis of the electron carrier mycofactocin from the terminal Val-Tyr dipeptide of the precursor peptide MftA.), with product MTIAPERPGPSTRIGQLLPTTGDRTPRGDRLVDQFELGLDAPICLTWELTYACNLECAHCLSSSGRRDPRELSTDQAKAVIDELQRMQVFYINIGGGEPTIRPDFWELLEYSIEHNVGVKFSTNGVRLNAERAAFLASPAMNGYVDIQISLDGATAEVNDYVRGSGSFDTAIRALENLQAAGFSDAKISVVCTRQNIGQLDEFKAIADKYGAMLRLTRLRPSGRGADVWDELHPLPEQQRELYDWLMANGENVLTGDSFFHLAAFGESLPGLNLCGAGRVVCLIDPIGDVYACPFAIHDNFHAGNILTDGGFQQVWQTSPLFQDLRAPQTGGACAKCSFFDACRGGCMAAKFFTGLPLDGPDPECVQGYGESALQSMNEAGGRVVPEPSQDHSKKNPTRNQPVMLQLGRRPEDLEAALTPRGMPVSACAESPLAGFDPGTGALGGGGGCASGACGC from the coding sequence ATGACGATCGCCCCCGAGCGCCCCGGGCCCAGCACCCGGATCGGCCAGCTGCTCCCCACGACCGGTGACCGCACCCCCCGGGGCGACCGCCTCGTCGACCAGTTCGAGCTCGGTCTCGACGCGCCGATCTGCCTGACGTGGGAGCTGACCTACGCCTGCAACCTCGAGTGCGCCCACTGCCTGTCCAGCTCGGGTCGTCGCGACCCCCGCGAGCTGTCGACCGACCAGGCGAAGGCCGTCATCGACGAGCTGCAGCGCATGCAGGTCTTCTACATCAACATCGGCGGCGGCGAGCCCACGATCCGTCCCGACTTCTGGGAGCTGCTCGAGTACTCCATCGAGCACAACGTCGGCGTGAAGTTCTCGACGAACGGCGTGCGCCTCAACGCCGAGCGTGCGGCCTTCCTCGCCTCGCCCGCGATGAACGGGTACGTCGACATCCAGATCTCGCTCGACGGCGCGACCGCCGAGGTCAACGACTACGTCCGTGGCTCCGGGTCCTTCGACACCGCGATCCGTGCACTGGAGAACCTCCAGGCGGCGGGCTTCTCCGACGCGAAGATCTCCGTCGTCTGCACCCGCCAGAACATCGGCCAGCTCGACGAGTTCAAGGCCATCGCCGACAAGTACGGCGCGATGCTCCGCCTCACCCGGCTCCGCCCGTCGGGCCGCGGCGCCGACGTGTGGGACGAGCTGCACCCGCTCCCCGAGCAGCAGCGCGAGCTCTACGACTGGCTGATGGCCAACGGCGAGAACGTCCTCACCGGCGACTCCTTCTTCCACCTCGCCGCGTTCGGCGAGTCGCTGCCCGGCCTCAACCTGTGCGGCGCGGGCCGTGTGGTCTGCCTCATCGACCCGATCGGCGACGTCTACGCCTGCCCGTTCGCGATCCACGACAACTTCCACGCCGGCAACATCCTCACCGACGGCGGCTTCCAGCAGGTCTGGCAGACGTCCCCGCTGTTCCAGGACCTGCGCGCCCCGCAGACCGGCGGCGCGTGCGCGAAGTGCTCCTTCTTCGACGCCTGCCGCGGCGGCTGCATGGCCGCCAAGTTCTTCACCGGGCTCCCCCTCGACGGTCCCGACCCGGAGTGCGTGCAGGGCTACGGCGAGTCCGCCCTGCAGTCCATGAACGAGGCGGGTGGCCGGGTGGTCCCGGAGCCCAGCCAGGACCACTCCAAGAAGAACCCCACCCGCAACCAGCCCGTGATGCTGCAGCTGGGTCGCCGCCCCGAGGACCTCGAGGCCGCCCTCACGCCCCGCGGCATGCCCGTCTCGGCGTGCGCCGAGAGCCCGCTCGCCGGTTTCGACCCGGGCACGGGCGCCCTGGGCGGCGGGGGCGGCTGCGCCTCCGGCGCCTGCGGGTGCTGA
- the mftR gene encoding mycofactocin system transcriptional regulator (MftR, the mycofactocin system transcriptional regulator, is an uncharacterized TetR family DNA-binding transcription factor. Its role is inferred by context. It occurs as part of the biosynthesis locus for mycofactocin, a partially characterized electron carrier derived from the terminal Val-Tyr dipeptide of the precursor peptide MftA, through a radical SAM enzyme-mediated process.), whose product MRHERGEMFGRPRSTTHESIESVALDLFHRDGFEQTTVDDIATAAGISRRTLFRYFASKNDIPWGRFSEGLAELARRLEEAPHDEPVWQALHDAILDFNAVPAGGEEQHRGRMRLLLGTPALQAHSALMYAEWRGVIARFVAERRGIAADDVRAVVVGHAALGVSLAAYETWLAHDDADLGEQLDAALGALRDHLAE is encoded by the coding sequence GTGCGGCACGAGCGCGGCGAGATGTTCGGCCGACCTCGGTCGACGACCCACGAGTCCATCGAGTCCGTGGCGCTCGACCTCTTCCACCGCGACGGCTTCGAGCAGACGACGGTCGACGACATCGCCACGGCCGCCGGCATCAGCCGACGCACCCTCTTCCGCTACTTCGCCTCCAAGAACGACATCCCCTGGGGCCGCTTCTCCGAGGGCCTCGCCGAGCTCGCGCGCCGGCTCGAGGAGGCCCCGCACGACGAGCCCGTGTGGCAGGCCCTCCACGACGCGATCCTCGACTTCAACGCCGTGCCCGCGGGCGGCGAGGAGCAGCACCGGGGCCGCATGCGGCTCCTCCTCGGCACGCCGGCGCTGCAGGCGCACTCCGCGCTCATGTACGCCGAGTGGCGCGGCGTGATCGCTCGCTTCGTCGCCGAGCGGCGCGGCATCGCGGCGGACGACGTGCGCGCCGTCGTCGTGGGCCATGCCGCCCTCGGGGTCTCGCTCGCGGCGTACGAGACCTGGCTGGCCCACGACGACGCCGACCTCGGCGAGCAGCTCGACGCCGCCCTCGGCGCCCTGCGCGACCACCTGGCGGAGTAG
- the mftE gene encoding mycofactocin biosynthesis peptidyl-dipeptidase MftE, producing the protein MTPALSSRTWPDVEPGTLLLVPVGSIEQHGPHLPLDTDGVIAAEVAARVAVHLLDEVPVLVAPPLLFAASGEHHGFPGTLSIGTEALAALLVELVRSAELWTPRVVLVNAHGGNVFALEKAVRQLREEGHDTAWVACATEDVDLHAGRTETSIMLHLRPTAVDLRRAEVGNTGTLTEILPTLMSGGVRAVSANGVLGDPTGATADEGRCLVAELVRDVLQRVRHAAPDARGHLAAPAARAAGRVPVQA; encoded by the coding sequence GTGACCCCCGCCCTCTCGTCACGCACGTGGCCGGACGTCGAGCCCGGCACGCTCCTCCTCGTGCCGGTCGGCTCGATCGAGCAGCACGGTCCCCACCTGCCCCTCGACACCGACGGCGTCATCGCCGCCGAGGTCGCGGCGCGCGTGGCGGTGCACCTCCTCGACGAGGTGCCCGTGCTCGTGGCGCCGCCCCTGCTGTTCGCCGCCTCGGGCGAGCACCACGGCTTCCCCGGCACGCTGTCGATCGGCACCGAGGCGCTCGCCGCCCTGCTCGTCGAGCTGGTGCGCTCCGCCGAGCTCTGGACCCCGCGCGTCGTCCTCGTCAACGCCCACGGCGGCAACGTCTTCGCGCTCGAGAAGGCCGTGCGTCAGCTGCGGGAGGAGGGGCACGACACCGCCTGGGTCGCGTGCGCGACCGAGGACGTCGACCTCCACGCGGGTCGCACCGAGACCTCGATCATGCTCCACCTCCGACCCACCGCGGTCGACCTCCGCCGGGCCGAGGTGGGCAACACCGGCACCCTGACGGAGATCCTGCCGACGTTGATGAGCGGCGGCGTGCGGGCCGTCTCCGCCAACGGCGTCCTCGGCGACCCGACCGGCGCGACCGCCGACGAGGGCCGCTGCCTCGTCGCGGAGCTCGTGCGCGACGTGCTCCAGCGCGTCCGCCACGCCGCTCCCGACGCCCGGGGACACCTGGCCGCACCGGCAGCGCGGGCCGCGGGCCGCGTACCGGTGCAGGCGTGA
- the mftD gene encoding pre-mycofactocin synthase MftD (MftD, an enzyme found in the mycofactocin biosynthesis locus, performs an oxidative deamination of 3-amino-5-[(p-hydroxyphenyl)methyl]-4,4-dimethyl-2-pyrrolidinone (AHDP). The resulting compound, now called pre-mycofactocin (PMFT), is a biologically active redox cofactor that can oxidize the non-exchangeable NADH of TIGR03971 family SDR-type oxidoreductases.): MAKPEWLSNPWKQNPWFESVAVAQERARKRLPQPVYGALVAGSERGQSAGDNQAAFAEIGLQPVVAGQQKERSQATTVWGQEISQPVVISPTGVQAVHPDGEVAVARAARDRGTLMGLSNFASKSVEEVTGTGARTFFQMYWTGERDIMLHRMQRAQDAGALGLIATTDWSFSIGRDWGSPEIPEKVDLRTMVRFAPKVAAKPRWLWTFGKTGTIPDLTAPNLAPPGGIAGPTFFGAYYEWMNTEPPSWDDVAWMREQWKQVSGGKPFILKGVSRVDDALRAVDAGVDSISVSNHGGNNLDGTPAAIRMLHPIASRVGDDLEVVIDGGIRRGSDVVKAVALGARAVLIGRAYLWGLAANGEQGVGNVLDVLRMGVDSALRGMGVASIHELTPEHLLVPEGFHRTLGAP, encoded by the coding sequence ATGGCCAAGCCCGAGTGGCTGAGCAACCCCTGGAAGCAGAACCCCTGGTTCGAGTCCGTCGCCGTCGCCCAGGAGCGGGCGCGCAAGCGCCTGCCGCAGCCCGTGTACGGCGCGCTCGTCGCCGGCTCGGAGCGCGGTCAGTCCGCCGGGGACAACCAGGCGGCCTTCGCCGAGATCGGCCTCCAGCCGGTCGTCGCGGGCCAGCAGAAGGAGCGGTCACAGGCCACGACGGTCTGGGGCCAGGAGATCTCGCAGCCGGTCGTCATCTCCCCCACCGGTGTGCAGGCCGTGCACCCCGACGGCGAGGTCGCCGTCGCCCGCGCCGCCCGCGACCGCGGCACGCTCATGGGCCTGTCGAACTTCGCCTCGAAGTCCGTCGAGGAGGTCACGGGGACGGGGGCGCGGACGTTCTTCCAGATGTACTGGACCGGCGAGCGCGACATCATGCTCCACCGGATGCAGCGCGCCCAGGACGCGGGCGCGCTCGGCCTCATCGCCACCACCGACTGGTCGTTCTCGATCGGCCGCGACTGGGGCTCGCCCGAGATCCCGGAGAAGGTCGACCTCCGCACGATGGTGCGCTTCGCCCCGAAGGTGGCCGCCAAGCCGCGGTGGCTGTGGACCTTCGGCAAGACGGGCACGATCCCCGACCTCACCGCCCCCAACCTGGCGCCGCCGGGCGGGATCGCGGGACCGACGTTCTTCGGCGCCTACTACGAGTGGATGAACACCGAGCCGCCGTCCTGGGACGACGTCGCGTGGATGCGCGAGCAGTGGAAGCAGGTCTCCGGCGGCAAGCCGTTCATCCTCAAGGGCGTCAGCCGGGTGGACGACGCGCTGCGGGCCGTGGACGCGGGTGTCGACTCCATCTCCGTGTCGAACCACGGCGGCAACAACCTCGACGGCACCCCGGCCGCGATCCGGATGCTGCACCCGATCGCCTCGCGGGTCGGCGACGACCTCGAGGTCGTCATCGACGGTGGCATCCGCCGCGGCTCCGACGTCGTCAAGGCCGTCGCCCTCGGCGCCCGGGCCGTGCTCATCGGCCGCGCCTACCTCTGGGGCCTCGCCGCCAACGGCGAGCAGGGCGTGGGCAACGTGCTCGACGTGCTCCGCATGGGCGTGGACTCGGCGCTGCGGGGCATGGGCGTCGCGTCCATCCACGAGCTGACGCCCGAGCACCTCCTCGTCCCGGAGGGCTTCCACCGCACGCTGGGCGCACCGTGA
- the mftB gene encoding mycofactocin biosynthesis chaperone MftB (MftB, a small protein, is a peptide chaperone that assists the radical SAM enzyme MftC in performing two modifications to the C-terminal Val-Tyr dipeptide of the mycofactocin precursor peptide, MftA. MftB's role is analogous to the role of PqqD in the biosynthesis of PQQ, a cofactor that derives entirely from a Tyr and a Glu in the precursor PqqA.) yields MSDAPDSPAPDAVRLDQPWAISPAVALRPEPFGALAYHFGNRKLTFLKRPELVTVVRALADEPDVAAALAAAAVPEAQWPGYLAALQGLARTDMIRPRPTEGAAA; encoded by the coding sequence ATGAGCGACGCCCCGGACAGCCCGGCCCCCGACGCCGTGCGACTCGACCAGCCGTGGGCCATCTCGCCCGCGGTGGCGCTGCGGCCCGAGCCGTTCGGGGCGCTCGCCTACCACTTCGGCAACCGCAAGCTGACGTTCCTCAAGCGTCCCGAGCTCGTCACCGTGGTGCGCGCGCTCGCCGACGAGCCCGACGTGGCTGCCGCCCTCGCGGCCGCCGCGGTGCCCGAGGCCCAGTGGCCCGGCTACCTCGCGGCCCTGCAGGGCCTCGCCCGCACCGACATGATCCGCCCGCGCCCGACCGAAGGAGCCGCAGCATGA
- a CDS encoding acyl-CoA dehydrogenase family protein, whose product MGTLAEDLTARTREFVAEHVLPLDDEHDGDIVAAGGDERRVALQEAARAAGVFAPQVAREYGGHGLGMVDRSGPLEEAGYSLFGPIATNVGAPDEGNMHMLEAIASADQRTRFLEPLARGLVRSAFAMTEPAPGAGADPSALRTRAVRGDGGWVISGEKRFITGADGAGFFIVMARTGGEPGGPGGATMFLVPADTPGVVVGRHLPTVDRAMIGGHCEMRFEDVVVGDDAVLGEVDLGFRYAQVRLGPARMTHVMRWTGAARRAHETAVAYVAGRQAFGGRISDLGLAQQHIADNEIDLAATRALLRVACEELDAGGRASESTSIAKTFAAEALDRVVDRSQQLCGGLGVTADLPVAKIAREIRPFRIYDGPSEVHRWSIAKRAVKRITSGAGS is encoded by the coding sequence ATGGGAACGCTGGCCGAGGACCTGACCGCGCGCACGCGGGAGTTCGTCGCGGAGCACGTGCTGCCGCTCGACGACGAGCACGACGGCGACATCGTCGCGGCGGGAGGCGACGAGCGTCGCGTCGCCCTCCAGGAGGCCGCGCGCGCCGCCGGGGTGTTTGCCCCGCAGGTCGCGCGGGAGTACGGCGGGCACGGCCTCGGGATGGTGGACCGCTCGGGCCCGCTCGAGGAGGCCGGTTACTCGCTCTTCGGTCCCATCGCCACCAACGTCGGCGCCCCGGACGAGGGCAACATGCACATGCTCGAGGCCATCGCGAGCGCCGACCAGCGCACCCGGTTCCTCGAGCCGCTCGCGCGGGGCCTCGTGCGCTCCGCCTTCGCGATGACCGAGCCCGCGCCGGGCGCCGGTGCCGACCCGTCCGCGCTGCGCACGCGCGCGGTCCGCGGCGACGGTGGCTGGGTCATCAGCGGGGAGAAGCGGTTCATCACGGGCGCCGACGGCGCCGGCTTCTTCATCGTCATGGCGCGCACCGGCGGCGAGCCCGGCGGCCCGGGTGGCGCGACCATGTTCCTCGTGCCCGCGGACACCCCGGGCGTGGTCGTCGGTCGCCACCTCCCGACGGTCGACCGGGCCATGATCGGCGGCCACTGCGAGATGCGCTTCGAGGACGTCGTCGTCGGCGACGACGCCGTGCTGGGCGAGGTCGACCTCGGCTTCCGCTACGCCCAGGTGCGGCTCGGTCCCGCGCGGATGACCCACGTCATGCGCTGGACCGGCGCGGCGCGCCGGGCCCACGAGACGGCGGTCGCGTACGTCGCGGGCCGGCAGGCGTTCGGCGGCCGGATCTCCGACCTCGGCCTCGCCCAGCAGCACATCGCCGACAACGAGATCGACCTCGCGGCGACCCGGGCCCTGCTGCGGGTGGCCTGCGAAGAGCTCGACGCGGGGGGCCGGGCGTCGGAGTCGACGTCCATCGCCAAGACCTTCGCGGCCGAGGCCCTCGACCGCGTCGTGGACCGCTCCCAGCAGCTGTGCGGCGGCCTCGGCGTCACGGCGGACCTGCCGGTCGCCAAGATCGCCCGCGAGATCCGGCCGTTCCGCATCTACGACGGCCCCTCCGAGGTGCACCGCTGGTCGATCGCGAAGCGCGCGGTCAAGCGCATCACGAGCGGCGCCGGGTCGTGA
- a CDS encoding acetyl-CoA C-acyltransferase, which yields MAEAYLIDVVRLASGKGKPGGALSGTHPAVLLSHVLTALTERTGVDPARVEDVITGCVQQVGEQSMNIGRTALLGAGFPETVPAVSINRQCGSSQQAVDFAAQAVMSGFADVVIACGVESMSRVPIGASTLGLDTDGPEVAARYPEGLVNQGVSAELVAQRWKLERDELDAFSAESHRRAAAATEAGFFDGEVVPIDVTLPDGTTLTHRVDETIRAATSAEGLAGLRASFRTDELAARFPDLGWQITPGNSSPLTDGASAALVVSERVLEELGLTPRARFVGFAVTGDDPVLMLTAPIPATQKVLARTGLGMDDLDAYEVNEAFAPVPLAWARELGADPAKLNPNGGAIALGHALGSSGTRLLGTLLADLEQTGGRYGLQTMCEAAGMANATIIERL from the coding sequence GTGGCCGAGGCCTACCTCATCGACGTCGTCCGGCTCGCGTCCGGCAAGGGCAAGCCGGGCGGGGCCCTGTCCGGCACGCATCCCGCCGTGCTGCTGTCCCACGTGCTGACGGCGCTCACCGAGCGCACCGGCGTGGACCCGGCCCGCGTCGAGGACGTCATCACCGGCTGCGTCCAGCAGGTCGGGGAGCAGTCCATGAACATCGGGCGTACGGCGCTGCTGGGCGCCGGATTCCCCGAGACCGTGCCCGCCGTCAGCATCAACCGGCAGTGCGGATCGAGCCAGCAGGCCGTGGACTTCGCCGCGCAGGCCGTGATGTCGGGCTTCGCCGACGTCGTCATCGCCTGCGGCGTGGAGTCGATGAGCCGCGTGCCGATAGGCGCCTCGACCCTCGGCCTCGACACCGACGGTCCCGAGGTCGCCGCGCGCTACCCCGAGGGCCTCGTCAACCAGGGCGTCTCCGCCGAGCTGGTGGCGCAGCGGTGGAAGCTCGAGCGCGACGAGCTCGACGCCTTCTCGGCGGAGTCGCACCGCCGCGCCGCCGCGGCCACCGAGGCGGGCTTCTTCGACGGCGAGGTCGTGCCGATCGACGTCACGCTGCCGGACGGCACCACGCTCACCCACCGCGTCGACGAGACCATCCGCGCCGCGACGAGCGCGGAGGGCCTCGCCGGCCTCCGGGCGTCGTTCCGCACCGACGAGCTCGCCGCCCGGTTCCCCGATCTCGGATGGCAGATCACGCCGGGGAACTCCTCGCCCCTGACCGACGGCGCCTCCGCCGCACTCGTCGTGAGCGAGCGGGTGCTGGAGGAGCTCGGCCTCACTCCCCGCGCCCGCTTCGTGGGCTTCGCCGTGACCGGCGACGACCCGGTGCTCATGCTGACCGCCCCGATCCCCGCCACCCAGAAGGTGCTCGCCCGCACGGGCCTCGGCATGGACGACCTCGACGCCTACGAGGTGAACGAGGCGTTCGCCCCGGTGCCGCTGGCGTGGGCCCGCGAGCTCGGCGCCGACCCGGCGAAGCTCAACCCGAACGGCGGCGCCATCGCGCTGGGCCACGCGCTCGGCTCGTCGGGCACGCGCCTGCTCGGCACGCTCCTCGCCGACCTCGAGCAGACCGGCGGCCGCTACGGCCTGCAGACCATGTGCGAGGCGGCCGGCATGGCCAACGCCACCATCATCGAAAGGCTCTGA
- the mftA gene encoding mycofactocin precursor MftA (Mycofactocin is a small molecule electron carrier derived from the final two amino acids, Val-Tyr, of MftA, the mycofactocin precursor. It plays a role in redox homeostasis and the metabolism of alcohols and aldehydes in Actinobacteria, including Mycobacterium tuberculosis.), which translates to MSKPQESVETQTDLSADMLIEEVSIDGMCGVY; encoded by the coding sequence ATGAGCAAGCCCCAGGAGTCCGTCGAGACGCAGACCGACCTGAGCGCCGACATGCTGATCGAGGAAGTCTCGATCGACGGCATGTGCGGCGTCTACTGA